The Bacteroidota bacterium genomic interval GAAAAATTGCCTGCCAATCCTGCATTGGAATTCAAGGCATGTGTGGACAGGAAAGCAAGAACACAGACAGCCAATAATCATTCGGCAACCCATCTTTTGGATTATGCATTGCGTAAGGTGTTGGGAACTCATGTCGAACAGAAAGGATCATTGGTTTGTCCGGATTATCTGAGGTTTGATTTTTCCCATTTCCAGAAAATGAACGATGAGGAAATCAACCAGGTAGAGAAAATTGTCAATGATCAAATTCGGCAAAATATCCCGCTTCAGGAGCATAGATCAATGCCTATTGAAGATGCAAAAAAATTAGGCGCCATTGCTTTATTCGGTGAGAAGTACGGAGATAAAGTCAGGGTGGTGCGTTTTGGGGAATCTATTGAATTGTGCGGAGGAACCCACGTTAAGGCAACCGGACAAATCGGATATTTTAAAATTATTTCGGAAAGTGCTATTGCTGCAGGAATTAGAAGAATTGAGGCAGTGACCGGAATAAAGGCTGAAGAATATGTTGATCAGCAGTTTTTGATGATCAAAGAGCTACATGAAATATTGAAAAATCCTCCTGACCTGAAAA includes:
- a CDS encoding DHHA1 domain-containing protein; translated protein: EKLPANPALEFKACVDRKARTQTANNHSATHLLDYALRKVLGTHVEQKGSLVCPDYLRFDFSHFQKMNDEEINQVEKIVNDQIRQNIPLQEHRSMPIEDAKKLGAIALFGEKYGDKVRVVRFGESIELCGGTHVKATGQIGYFKIISESAIAAGIRRIEAVTGIKAEEYVDQQFLMIKELHEILKNPPDLKKSIENMLNLNSGLQKQVEGFMKEKAAQLKDQLLKNAESYKGVTLILQNIDVDSTEVIKDLAYQIKNQTERLFLVLGAKINEKATLTVMISENLVTEKSLHAGKIVKEIAKEIQGGGGGQPFYATAGGKNADGLPNAIEKAHQLILDVLQ